DNA from Apis cerana isolate GH-2021 linkage group LG13, AcerK_1.0, whole genome shotgun sequence:
GGGTAGCGAGAAAGGGAAACCGGGCAACGAGATCGACGGTGAAAGGATACGGAAAAAGAAGTATCAGGGGGTGGGAACGTTCGTCGCCGGGAACGAGTTGAACGATCAAATGACCAACGACAGATACGGGCAGAGGAAAATCCTTCAATACATGGAATATTCCAACGACGAAGTGGACGAGGCTGATTTGAATTACACCgacaaggaggaggaggagaatcaGCGACAATCGGTCAATGCAGGTAAGAAGGGAAGAGTGGAGgcaggagagagggagaggtagagggggagagggcgaggggggaggggggaggaagggaggggggagaggggggagagagggagagagagtggAGCAAagaggtttttttttcttttcgttcttctTTTCCAGAAAAAAACGACGTATCGGCGCGCAGGAAAGAAAGAGCGGTCAGCGATAAAAAGAAAGCGAAAGTAAATGTGATGATAAAAAGCAAGATgagcaaaagaaagaaagccgACAAGACTAGGAAAAGGCGTAATCCGAATGTAATCGAGTATTACGAATACGATAACGATATGGATCAAGAGAACGACGAATTGTCACCGTCCAACGAACAAGAacgagtgaaaaataattatcaagacAAAAACCCTATAGAATTTGATGCGGGACTTGGTAATGATGCGTGCACTTCTCCATCCTCGAAAACCTAACGTGAAAAACTGCTAAAAATCTTGCGTAGTAAAGTTTCGTCAAATTTTGTATCGCAACCTGTTCAAGTTCAGCTCCCTCCCGTTCGATGCCTCCGGGTTAGGTGAACTCGTACGAGAAAACTCATATCTGTTTTCAATCGTAGTGGAAtacgaggaggagaaagagtgTGTACCACCCAAAACGGACAAGAAAGTGGACTTGCATGaaatagaaatggaaaaaaaggaacgggagcaggaaaggaagaagaaaccgACAGAGCAATTCCTGAGTCCaagtggaaaaaatataaccaaGAAGAATAGCGCATCGATATTATCGACCAAAGTTAAATTTGCGGATGAGGAGGGATCGTCCAACAGCGGGCAACAAGCGGGATCAAGGTGAAGGCAACGTGAAAACACCATTAGTCGCGAGAGGTCAGTGGTAAATTCACGAAcgaaatggtaaaaaaaaaaaaaaaaaaatctatcaaaCGGATGACACTGACCTACGTGATCGTTGTATTAGTGGTTACACACATTCGAGAAACGTTCGGGAACGCCGACTGATCCTAGTGTATTAACAGGTTAAAAGAGCCGGTCGAGGAGAACGAGGAAACGTTTCTAGATAACGAAGTGAACGAGATGGTACTAGACCCTGCCAAATATATTCTCAAGATGGATAAAAACCTAGATGTCGGGATAATAGACGATCTATTCGAGGATATCCAATCTTTGGACGAAAAGTAACgacatttctctctctctgctctaATGCTCGTTTCGTTAAACGCTCGTGTTGCCCTCGTCAAAAGTAGTATCATCTAAATATCGTAATCTGTCTCCCCGagcagaaaagaaaagatacctAACAGCATGGAACCATTGTACGAAGAGTTGAAAAAGATATACGATTGGAACGAGGAGGAGAGCAAGAACAAACCTCGAATCAAGGGAGATCAGAGAATGTACTACGAGGCCAACGATAAACTAGATCCGACCGTGGTCGAACAGAAAGATCAATTGGAATCGCCGGAAATCCACGCCGATTCATCTGGAACGTATggtaaaacaaaacaaaacaaaacaaaaaaaaaaaaaaactcctcCTTGAATGAATCAATTTTCGTTACAAAAATCGACCGTCATCAATTTTTTGCCGTACAGCTTCTAGCCCCAATCTATTCCTCCCTATTTCCCTACTCGTTTACGATGGATCAGAACAATCTAAAATTGGTGAGAATAATTCACCGGTCGTATCATCTGGCGAGCCCATTGCGAGGAACAACGTTTCccaaagtaattatttagcTCTTAAAAGCACGGACGATATGTTTAAAGGTGGGCCGGAGCAAAGCCTTAACAGCACCGACGAAAAATTACAAGGACTTGGTGTTATCGGTAAAGTTGTTGAGTGGAAAACGCAAaaggtaaaagaaaaaagaaaaaaagaaaaaaaaaaaaaaaaacgagtaaAATCCAACCGTATATATTTCCGATATCAAATTATCGCatttgtatacgtatatatatatatatgtgtgtgtacataatatccttcctccctccccctccccttccctcccctcccccctcccccatccTCTCcacttttacttttctttcgcCTGAATCTGTAACCGTTGAATCGCGCACAGGTGAGCGGAGACAACGCGGAGAAAGATGTCGCGAGTCGATCGTTAACGAGGGATCAGAGGCGGCGATACATAGATACAGATCAATTGCCTCGTTACGAATACGAGAGATATGCGAGATTACGATCCCCTCGTAATCACGATAGGGAGAGtcgtgtaaaaaatattatagatcgCGAGAAACAGATGATAATTAGCTCGAGGGATTTGCACGAGTCGTTCGTCGAGCCTCTCGAATTGGTCGACGATTCCGACAAGGATATAAGGGTGAGACTCGGGAGAAGTTTGAAAAGCGTGGAAGATTCGGGGTTAGTCGCGCCTTACGTTGGATCTAGTTCCACGGAGGGGTCGGTCAATGGTTCCAATGGTGCGAGGATCGCGGCCCCTGTCGAGAACGCGATATCGAAATCGGTGGACACGGGATTCGCTCTTCCAGTCGCGGCGCCGCCTTTGGACGCGGAGAGATTGTTCAAGGACGAAGGTAGGGTGAAGAGGCAAGTCTCCCTTCCTTACGAGGCGTATTACGACGAGGTGAATCAACGAGCGAATCCCGACTCCGAGATGATGTACTACAACAATCGGTATTCGAAAAACGAGGAAAACGACAATTTCCAACCAATTTTGAACCCGTACGAGAATATTGCCGGCAACAAGCTGGCGAACATGAAGGGTCTCGAGTTGACCAAGGATGAAGCGGAGGATTACAACCGAATATCTAGGAACAAGGATCCCgccaagaaaaagaaacacgcTAAGAAGAagcacaacaacaacaacaacaagaataataacaagttgaagaagaagaggaagaaaattcgCAAGAGTAAACCTAGCAAGAAAACTCGTAGGAAGAGGAGGCATCACAAAAAGCAGCCCAAGATAAAAGATCGCGAGAAAAAGCGGAAAAAGAGCATGAAGAATCGTCATAACATTAAGAAAGTGAAGATTGATCAGAGCGAGGAGGATCAATTTCATGAGCAGAGGAAAAGGCATCATGgtaaaggaaggaagaatgtACGTATTTAAGCGCTCATTTTCTCAACCTATATGAAATCCgatgaaatatgattttataatatttaattaaaaagaaaggttcgacgataatattttagacGATGAACTCGATCAACGATATccagagaagaaaaatcaacATGTTTCTGGTAGCCGATAATATGGAAGATGAATCGCAGATGGATTTGGCTGTTCATGGTGAACTCGCAGGAAAGATCGTGGAACAAATTTTCGACCAggtatttttcctttcttcttttcttctcttttctccttgatgataataattccATCTCAAGCGAAACAACGCGAttcgataatgaaatatttccgtCGTTTCGAAATCATCAGGTGCAAAAGAATAAAGATCTGAAGGTATCGTTGGGCCCAGGTCTTTACTACAAGCACAAGGTTAGAGATACCGTGTCAGCTGAGAAGTGTCATCAAAGTTTTAGCAACGACAAAGTGCGtttttcgattgaaatttgtatAGAGATCTAAATCGCGGTAAAGATGTGCTTCCGACGTTTCGcttttttcgcttttttccCAAGGAGATGGACGAGATAATGAACAAGATCGTGTCGCTTCTGAATCAACTCATTTTCGAGGAGGTGCAGAAAAAGACGTGCATTTCCCTGCCGCCAGATTTGATGGAGTTTTTGGACTGGATGTTAGAATTGAATTCGCAAACGACATCGTTGCAACAAGTAACGGGATATTATTGTTCGATAATGGGGGAAATTTGACGCGCACGTTGCAATTTTCGTTCCAGCTACCACCGACGTTACCGTTCATAAAAGGAAATTCGGAGGAACATTTTCCACGGGACAAATACCTCTTCCAGAGTTTTCCGAGTCAACGTATAGAGACCGAGATCACTGAATTGTACATAAAGATCACAGTGATACGTAATCTCATAAAGGAATACGGTACCTTGTCGGAAAAGGAGCAGGAGAAAGTCGAGGCGATTCACGAATATCTGGTTAAATTTGATCTTGATCGATGAACAAAAAAACTTTCCGCCATTTTCTCCATTTCGTTTTCATTCGTTCCCTTCGTCCGTTCCTTCTTTCTAGGAGAAACAGCTAGATTTGTTGCTCGAGTACATCGAAATGAAGGAGGAGGTCGAGAGGAAGGAGAAACCGGATGAAGAGAACGGAGTGGTCAACATAAGCGAGAGTAATTTCACCGTGTCGGATGGTCTTTTGCACATAAATTTGCCCAACATATTGAAACTGAACAGCGCAGACTTCTTCGCTAATCAGGATCTTCTTCGAGACAG
Protein-coding regions in this window:
- the LOC107998777 gene encoding LOW QUALITY PROTEIN: uncharacterized protein LOC107998777 (The sequence of the model RefSeq protein was modified relative to this genomic sequence to represent the inferred CDS: inserted 1 base in 1 codon), producing MNSINDIQRRKINMFLVADNMEDESQMDLAVHGELAGKIVEQIFDQVQKNKDLKVSLGPGLYYKHKVRDTVSAEKCHQSFSNDKEMDEIMNKIVSLLNQLIFEEVQKKTCISLPPDLMEFLDWMLELNSQTTSLQQVTGYYCSIXGGNLTRTLQFSFQLPPTLPFIKGNSEEHFPRDKYLFQSFPSQRIETEITELYIKITVIRNLIKEYGTLSEKEQEKVEAIHEYLVKFDLDR